In a single window of the Nilaparvata lugens isolate BPH chromosome 1, ASM1435652v1, whole genome shotgun sequence genome:
- the LOC111045742 gene encoding gastrula zinc finger protein xFG20-1 isoform X6 codes for MDCAIRGIHTLGLQIPLIKKEYPDDTPKESDTNQADEGNACFVDDNGNDAHDKNDNDSENEEKPTIKTEIEIDEKPLIKNFFRNSAVHPVIPKSEPLDSSIASESLRVGLASHNYMEFDICGRIAFVCLHRLEDEEPNFIVGNLNLGLKREFLLIEIVKHESPFEQIDIEMKNEPSHSNTAIHQIKREKQENGFAELQLPTNNIKQEPIISEEAPTTTQMATVAVDSSQEPAPECSTAFAPTDNDISQQQYSIPGYNLIFIKEEDYQDGEDISEEVDFGTVKSEAEMGPSISGTANATEVGGLDAHSISPVEKCTEPTVAGKETKLYSCADCSYETPWIAALKRHIRRHTWEKPFSCEFCDFKFATSANLKVHIRKHTGEKPFTCEFCDYKCASSGHLKVHIRTHTGEKPFSCEFCDFKFATSGNLKEHIKSHTGEKLFNCEFCDYTCSRKYNFKLHLRKHTGEKPFSCEFCDYRCAFSGHLKEHIRSHTGEKPFSCEFCDYKCASSSHLKVHIRTHTGEKPFSCESCDYKCATSGNLKVHIRTHTG; via the exons GCTGATGAAGGGAATGCCTGTTTTGTTGATGACAATGGCAATGATGCTCATGACAAGAATGATAATGATTCTGAAAATGAAGAAAAGCCTACCATAAAAACCGAAATAGAAATCGATGAAAAGCCATTGATCAAGAACTTCTTCAGAAACAGTGCAGTACATCCAGTGATACCAAAG AGTGAACCACTGGATTCGTCCATAGCTTCAGAGAGTCTTCGAGTTGGCTTAGCATCCCACAATTATATGGAATTTGACATTT GTGGCAGAATAGCATTTGTTTGTCTGCATAGATTGGAAGATGAAGAGCCAAATTTTATTgttggaaatttaaatttgggacTAAAGCGTGAATTTTTACTG ATTGAAATTGTGAAACATGAGAGTCCATTCGAACAAATTGACATTGAAATGAAGAATGAACCTTCTCATAGCAATACAGCTATTCATCAG ATCAAGAGAGAGAAGCAAGAAAATGGATTTGCAGAACTTCAATTGCCAACAAATAACATCAAACAGGAGCCAATAATCTCAGAGGAAGCCCCAACTACTACTCAG ATGGCGACAGTTGCAGTAGATAGCAGCCAAGAACCAGCGCCAGAGTGCAGCACTGCATTCGCTCCAACCGATAATGACATCAGccaacaacaatattcaatcCCTGGCTACAATCTGATATTCATCAAAGAAGAAG attACCAAGATGGAGAAGACATTTCAGAAGAAGTTGACTTTGGCACAGTGAAGAGTGAAGCAGAGATGGGGCCTTCTATCAGCGGCACTGCCAATGCAACAGAGGTGGGTGGACTAGATGCACATTCAATCTCTCCAGTGGAAAAGTGCACTGAGCCAACTGTGGCTGGCAAAGAGACCAAGCTCTACAGCTGTGCTGACTGCAGCTATGAAACTCCATGGATTGCTGCTTTGAAGAGACACATTAGAAGACATACTTGGGAAAAACCATTTAGTTGCGAATTTTGTGACTTTAAATTTGCTACTTCAGCTAATTTGAAAGTTCATATCAGAAAACATACAGGTGAAAAACCATTCACTTGCGAATTTTGTGACTACAAATGTGCATCTTCAGGCCATTTGAAAGttcatatcagaacacatacaggtgAAAAACCATTTAGTTGCGAATTTTGTGACTTTAAATTTGCTACTTCAGGCAATTTGAAAGAGCATATCAAATCACATACAGGTGAAAAACTATTCAATTGCGAATTTTGTGACTATACATGCAGTCGGAAATACAACTTCAAATTACATCTCAGAAAACATACAGGTGAAAAACCATTCAGTTGCGAATTTTGTGACTACAGATGTGCATTTTCAGGCCATTTGAAAGAGCATATCAGATCACATACAGGTGAAAAACCATTTAGTTGCGAATTTTGTGACTACAAATGTGCATCTTCAAGCCATTTGAAAGttcatatcagaacacatacaggtgAAAAACCATTTAGTTGCGAATCTTGTGACTACAAATGTGCTACTTCAGGTAATTTGAAAGTACACATTCGAACACATACAGGTTAA
- the LOC120351808 gene encoding uncharacterized protein LOC120351808: protein MRGLVTEKYLIIMYHALFHCHITYGLLLWGHSAGAADVLRLQKRAIRIITGRDHLAHCKPIFARLGVLTVFSHYILLCLMYVKMIQHTLAARSDVQNHNTRHRELLYVPRRRLHRSQTSYRVSALKFFNKLPPGVKQLDEAAFKRAVRKLLCNKSYYIVNEFMSDDLNFFKKWSLFYLPSE, encoded by the exons ATGAGGGGCCTGGTGACTGAGAAGTACCTTATAATAATGTATCACGCGCTCTTCCATTGCCACATTACCTATGGCTTGCTtctgtggggtcattcagcgGGGGCTGCTGATGTGCTGAGACTGCAAAAGAGGGCTATAAGAATTATAACAGGCAGAGATCATCTTGCTCACTGCAAGCCCATCTTTGCTCGCCTTGGTGTGCTGACGGTCttcagccattacatcctcctgtgcttgATGTATGTCAAGATGATACAGCATACTCTGGCTGCCCGAAGTGACGTTCAAAACCACAACACCAGGCACCGCGAGCTGCTGTATGTCCCTAGGAGACGTCTCCACCGTTCACAGACCAGCTATAgagtttctgcactgaaattcTTCAACAAGCTTCCTCCTGGTGTGAAGCAGTTGGATGAGGCCGCCTTCAAGAGAGCCGTCAGGAAGCTGCTttgta ataaatcatattatatcGTAAATGAATTTATGAGTGATGATCTGAACTTTTTTAAAAAGTGGTCACTGTTTTACCTGCCATCTGAATAG